From Lucilia cuprina isolate Lc7/37 chromosome 4, ASM2204524v1, whole genome shotgun sequence:
TTACGAGCATTCCAATCAAGCTGTATGGTATGATGTTGATGACGAATGCTCACTTGATCGTCAATCAccaattgaattgaattatcATGATGTAAGTCCTTAatcatttataaagaaaaataatatttattaatatcctCTTTATTTTAGGCTCACGAAAGTTCTGGCATTCACCCAATTACCTTCAACAATTATAATATTCCCTATATAACACCctctcaaataaaaaataacggcCATTCCGCCGATTTGCAATTTTCTAAGAGCAATGTAGCAACCATATCAGGGGGACCCTTGCACAATGACATTTATGTGGCAGAATCCCTACACTTTCACTGGGGATCAGGGGATAATCATGGCTCCGAACATGTGGTTGGATATCTGCGTTACTCTATGGAAATGCATATTGTTCATCGTAACATGAAGTATCCTACAGTTACAGAGGCAGTAAATCATAGAGATGGTTTGGCTGTATTGGGAGTTTTTTACAATGTCGAGGTATTTCAGTATACTATTAATATTCGTacaatttagtaataaatattttcattttagccctctgcaaataactttgaaggTTTGAGTAAAATTGATCAAGCCTTGGGTGCCATTCAACAATACAATAGTTCCACACTTGTGAATAatctaattttagaaaaattatttgatgATATTGACAAAGATGAGTTTTTCACATATAAAGGATCTTTGACTACACCACCTTGTTCTCGGGCTGTTACCTGGATTGTATTTCCTGAGCCCATTTACATTTCGACACAACAAATTCAAGGTTTGCGTTCATTGTATGATAGCCGTGGAGAGCCATTGCTAAATAATTATCGTTTCTTGCAAGCCAAAGGTACACGTCAGGTATTTTTCCGCCCCAATAATgaactttaaaaactaaaaacgttaTTTAtgacgatttttttttaataaacaaaaaacaactacaacaacttttaataaactaaacattaaatatttaaaaaaagagcatcgttttacttaaattttcaaGAATAAACTTCAGATATTTATCACGTATCAGCatctcatttccaacgcttagtcctacAGTGATTCGTTTGTGGGGTATTTATTGCCCCTGATTTTATCCTGAATTATACACTTTAccgttagttatttagttagttagctagttagttagttagttagttagttagttatttagttagttagttaattagttagttatttagttagttagttagttagttagttagttagttagtttgttagttagttagtaagttagttagttagttagttagttagttagttagttagttagttagttagttagttagctagttagttagttgtgtAGACTTTAATcaaatacacttttttaaataaaaagtttcagtACTTTTTGATGTTAAttcagaattttaaaaaaatttcagcaTTTTTATCAAGAAAGTACTTGCCACACTCCACTAAGtgctgcaaaaaaaaacaagataaacTTGATGCCACAGGATGCTTTATAATGCACTTTTTTAATCTTTCCTCCATTTTTCACTCCTTTTTCCTCTTCTTTTGTTACAGTAGAATGAACAAGTGCATAAGTGtgtgtttagttttagttaatgGTGTTTAAGTATGTGCCTTATACTCGTAACATCACTGTTTGTTTGAGAATTGTGGCATGTTT
This genomic window contains:
- the LOC111690576 gene encoding carbonic anhydrase 13-like, encoding MQLLMKVLLLVVLIGLFKAIAYEHSNQAVWYDVDDECSLDRQSPIELNYHDAHESSGIHPITFNNYNIPYITPSQIKNNGHSADLQFSKSNVATISGGPLHNDIYVAESLHFHWGSGDNHGSEHVVGYLRYSMEMHIVHRNMKYPTVTEAVNHRDGLAVLGVFYNVEPSANNFEGLSKIDQALGAIQQYNSSTLVNNLILEKLFDDIDKDEFFTYKGSLTTPPCSRAVTWIVFPEPIYISTQQIQGLRSLYDSRGEPLLNNYRFLQAKGTRQVFFRPNNEL